In Aeromicrobium marinum DSM 15272, one genomic interval encodes:
- the mshB gene encoding N-acetyl-1-D-myo-inositol-2-amino-2-deoxy-alpha-D-glucopyranoside deacetylase, which yields MTSPDRRLLLVHAHPDDESINNGATMAKYVAEGAHVTLVTCTLGDLGEVLVPELAHLAADRDDTLGAHRAGELAEAMRHLGVTDHRVLGGPGHYRDSGMQWDASGHATAADETGPDAFWHADLTEAADHLVAIIREVRPQVLVTYDQFGNYGHPDHVQANRVSHYAADLAGVRSYRPDLGEPWEISKLYWTAMSASRFRDGLRMLRDAGDTTSFEGMDPDHLPPFAIEDADLDAVVDAPEHVPAKLDAMRAHATQITPDGAFFAMGVDLAAVAWGAEHYRLARGRRGPVGDSGLEEDLFAGL from the coding sequence ATGACGTCGCCCGACCGCCGGTTGCTGCTGGTCCACGCCCACCCCGACGACGAGTCGATCAACAACGGGGCCACGATGGCCAAGTACGTCGCCGAGGGTGCCCACGTGACCCTGGTGACCTGCACGCTGGGCGACCTGGGAGAGGTCCTCGTCCCCGAGCTGGCCCACCTGGCGGCCGACCGGGACGACACCCTGGGAGCCCACCGCGCGGGGGAGCTCGCCGAGGCGATGCGCCACCTCGGCGTCACCGACCACCGCGTCCTCGGCGGACCGGGTCACTACCGCGACTCCGGCATGCAGTGGGACGCCAGCGGTCACGCGACCGCCGCCGACGAGACCGGCCCCGACGCGTTCTGGCACGCCGACCTGACGGAGGCGGCCGACCACCTCGTCGCCATCATCCGTGAGGTCCGTCCGCAGGTGCTGGTCACCTACGACCAGTTCGGCAACTACGGGCACCCCGACCACGTGCAGGCCAACCGGGTCAGCCACTACGCCGCCGACCTCGCGGGCGTCCGTTCCTACCGGCCCGACCTGGGGGAGCCGTGGGAGATCTCGAAGCTGTACTGGACCGCGATGTCGGCCAGCCGGTTCCGTGACGGACTCCGCATGCTGCGTGACGCGGGCGACACGACCTCGTTCGAGGGCATGGACCCCGACCACCTCCCGCCCTTCGCGATCGAGGACGCCGACCTCGACGCGGTGGTCGACGCCCCCGAGCACGTGCCGGCCAAGCTGGACGCGATGCGCGCCCACGCCACCCAGATCACCCCGGACGGCGCGTTCTTCGCGATGGGTGTCGACCTCGCGGCGGTCGCGTGGGGAGCCGAGCACTACCGGCTGGCCCGCGGGCGGCGCGGGCCCGTGGGCGACTCCGGCCTCGAGGAGGACCTGTTCGCCGGGTTGTGA
- a CDS encoding flavin reductase family protein codes for MTSAMPVADDAAFRGALGRFASGVTVVTTVTGGVHHAMTASAFTSVSLDPPQVLVCSDRSSRFHDAVVESGVWGISILTEAGERVSARFARKGRPLDSQFDGVPYRTGELGVPLLDGALAWLECRTRAVHDGGDHSILLGDVVAAGTADVEDAPLVYYRSHYARLVRSSTSETSYDKGER; via the coding sequence ATGACCTCCGCGATGCCCGTGGCCGACGACGCGGCGTTCCGAGGGGCCCTCGGACGCTTCGCGAGCGGGGTCACCGTGGTCACCACCGTCACGGGCGGGGTCCATCACGCGATGACGGCCAGCGCCTTCACCTCGGTGTCGCTCGACCCGCCGCAGGTCCTGGTGTGCTCCGACCGCAGCAGCCGGTTCCACGACGCGGTGGTGGAGTCCGGGGTGTGGGGGATCTCGATCCTCACCGAGGCCGGCGAGCGGGTCTCGGCCCGGTTCGCCCGCAAGGGTCGACCGCTGGACTCGCAGTTCGACGGGGTGCCGTACCGGACGGGCGAGCTCGGGGTCCCGCTGCTCGACGGGGCCCTGGCCTGGCTGGAGTGCCGGACCCGCGCGGTGCACGACGGAGGCGACCACTCGATCCTCCTCGGCGACGTGGTGGCGGCCGGGACGGCGGACGTCGAGGACGCCCCCTTGGTCTACTACCGCTCGCACTACGCGCGTCTCGTGCGATCATCGACGTCGGAGACGTCCTACGACAAGGGGGAGCGGTGA
- a CDS encoding VanW family protein, with protein sequence MSTEHNEPDESVTPPPPPPGTDDEQIEPPPPPSTDDEQAEPPPPYEPEPEHEAEPEPLPESRRGRRVLLLGLPAIALLLGGLYLGGWYLTGERLPSDTSVAGVEVGGMSPADARATLDAALAPRVDDPVTLVHQDQQFVLDPATVGLALDLDGSVDRAGGQRSWDPRDMARLFFGSAEHDPVLDVDESALGDAVDSISETINVEVVEALITFPEGQPEPRQPIPGLVVVKDDTSDLIRSLYLTSDEPGEVPTAAVEPAVDAEGLQTALDEIALPAISGPVALQVGDQRIDLPVSAYVPALVVQVDDGEMVPYLDPVALAEPLTSSTTGFGEQAVDASVDIVNGAPVVTPGKPGIGLQPEEMATALLPALTETGEARSISVEAKPVDPLFTTEDAEALNITEKVSEFSTFFPFAEYRNINIGRAAVLLDGTLIKPGETFSFNDTVGQRTRANGFTDGIVINGGVFREELGGGVSQVATTVYNAAFFAGLDDVEHHPHAFYIDRYPVGREATIYFGSLDLRFKNSTDHGVLIKAFVQRSTPGSRGTMTVQMWSTKVWDIEAGQSARRNLRTPGMRFDETDRCVPQSPIQGFDIDIYRVFRQNGEVVKRETDTAVYQAADRVTCGPPPAEEPPPAA encoded by the coding sequence GTGAGCACCGAGCACAACGAGCCGGACGAGTCCGTCACCCCGCCGCCCCCGCCGCCGGGCACCGACGACGAGCAGATCGAGCCGCCCCCGCCGCCGAGCACCGATGACGAGCAGGCCGAGCCGCCCCCGCCGTACGAGCCGGAGCCGGAGCACGAGGCGGAGCCGGAGCCTCTGCCCGAGTCCCGGCGCGGTCGCCGGGTGCTGCTGCTCGGGCTGCCCGCGATCGCGCTGCTGCTCGGTGGGCTCTACCTAGGTGGCTGGTACCTCACCGGCGAGCGACTCCCGTCCGACACCTCCGTCGCCGGCGTGGAGGTCGGTGGCATGAGCCCGGCCGACGCGCGAGCCACCCTCGACGCCGCGCTGGCGCCCCGGGTCGACGACCCGGTCACGCTGGTGCACCAGGACCAGCAGTTCGTGCTCGACCCGGCGACCGTCGGCCTGGCGCTGGACCTCGACGGTTCGGTCGACCGTGCCGGCGGACAGCGCAGCTGGGACCCCCGCGACATGGCACGCCTGTTCTTCGGGTCGGCCGAGCACGACCCGGTGCTCGACGTCGACGAGTCCGCCCTCGGCGACGCCGTCGACTCGATCAGCGAGACCATCAACGTCGAGGTGGTCGAGGCGCTCATCACCTTCCCCGAGGGCCAGCCGGAGCCGCGTCAGCCCATCCCGGGCCTGGTGGTGGTGAAGGACGACACGTCCGACCTGATCCGGTCGCTCTACCTCACCAGCGACGAACCCGGCGAGGTCCCCACCGCCGCGGTCGAGCCGGCCGTCGACGCCGAGGGTCTGCAGACCGCGCTGGACGAGATCGCCCTGCCGGCGATCAGCGGTCCCGTGGCCCTGCAGGTCGGCGACCAGCGCATCGACCTGCCGGTCAGCGCCTACGTCCCGGCGCTCGTGGTGCAGGTCGACGACGGCGAGATGGTGCCCTACCTGGATCCGGTGGCGCTCGCCGAGCCGCTTACCAGCTCCACCACCGGTTTCGGCGAGCAGGCGGTCGACGCCTCCGTCGACATCGTGAACGGAGCACCGGTCGTCACCCCGGGCAAGCCGGGCATCGGCCTGCAGCCCGAGGAGATGGCGACGGCGCTGCTGCCGGCCCTGACCGAGACCGGAGAGGCGCGCAGCATCTCGGTGGAGGCCAAGCCGGTCGACCCGTTGTTCACCACCGAGGACGCCGAGGCGCTGAACATCACCGAGAAGGTCAGTGAGTTCTCGACGTTCTTCCCGTTCGCGGAGTACCGCAACATCAACATCGGCCGCGCGGCCGTCCTCCTCGACGGCACCCTGATCAAGCCGGGCGAGACGTTCAGCTTCAACGACACCGTCGGCCAGCGCACGCGTGCGAACGGGTTCACCGACGGCATCGTCATCAACGGTGGCGTGTTCCGGGAGGAGCTCGGTGGTGGCGTGTCCCAGGTGGCCACCACGGTGTACAACGCGGCGTTCTTCGCCGGGCTCGACGACGTCGAGCACCACCCGCACGCCTTCTACATCGACCGGTACCCGGTGGGCCGGGAGGCCACGATCTACTTCGGGTCGCTGGACCTGCGGTTCAAGAACTCCACCGACCACGGCGTGCTGATCAAGGCCTTCGTGCAGCGCAGCACGCCGGGCAGCCGCGGCACCATGACGGTGCAGATGTGGAGCACCAAGGTGTGGGACATCGAGGCCGGGCAGTCCGCCCGCCGCAACCTGCGCACGCCGGGCATGCGCTTCGACGAGACCGACCGGTGCGTGCCGCAGAGCCCCATCCAGGGCTTCGACATCGACATCTACCGGGTGTTCCGGCAGAACGGTGAGGTCGTGAAGCGCGAGACCGACACCGCCGTGTACCAGGCGGCCGACCGGGTCACCTGCGGCCCGCCCCCGGCGGAGGAGCCTCCGCCCGCTGCCTGA
- a CDS encoding GNAT family N-acetyltransferase: protein MDNRAARPPIGPESQGLRVTVRRRLPDGSATDVVGRVLEAGPPVTVETRTGELVRIDPATVLLWRVVPDRPLRRRPAARVPADDLQRITSRGWPAVESAALGDWELRASSGFTQRANSVDVHGDPGVGAGEASAAVTGFYRARHLPPLAQVVSGSSWERRLVDLGWRATAGERAAASVQVLDLAAGPVPDPEVRVEPLATDAWLARYPRVGDPAVARRVLQGPARVRFLHLDEAICRVVVTGEWAGVSAVEVPAARRRRGLGRRIVLTALAWAASEGADKAYLQTTPDNAPALGLWADLGFHHHHGYRYLTTDGP, encoded by the coding sequence ATGGACAACCGCGCCGCTCGGCCTCCGATCGGCCCGGAATCACAGGGCCTGCGCGTCACGGTGCGTCGCCGGTTGCCCGACGGGTCCGCGACCGACGTCGTCGGACGGGTGCTCGAGGCCGGCCCGCCGGTCACGGTCGAGACCAGGACCGGCGAGCTGGTCCGGATCGACCCGGCCACCGTGCTGCTGTGGCGGGTGGTGCCGGACCGGCCGCTGCGCCGCCGCCCCGCCGCCCGGGTGCCCGCGGACGACCTGCAGCGGATCACCTCGCGGGGGTGGCCGGCCGTCGAGTCGGCGGCCCTCGGGGACTGGGAGCTGCGGGCGTCGTCAGGGTTCACGCAGCGGGCGAACTCCGTCGACGTGCACGGCGACCCCGGCGTCGGGGCCGGCGAGGCCTCGGCGGCCGTGACCGGGTTCTACCGGGCCCGGCACCTGCCGCCACTGGCCCAGGTCGTCTCCGGGTCGTCGTGGGAGCGTCGGCTCGTCGACCTCGGGTGGCGGGCCACCGCCGGCGAGCGTGCGGCAGCGTCGGTGCAGGTCCTCGACCTGGCGGCCGGGCCGGTCCCCGATCCGGAGGTCCGGGTCGAGCCGCTCGCCACCGACGCGTGGCTGGCGCGCTACCCCCGCGTCGGGGATCCCGCCGTGGCCCGCCGGGTGCTGCAGGGTCCGGCGCGGGTGCGCTTCCTCCACCTCGACGAGGCGATCTGCCGGGTGGTCGTGACGGGCGAGTGGGCCGGCGTCTCGGCCGTGGAGGTGCCGGCCGCCCGCCGACGCCGGGGCCTGGGGCGCCGGATCGTGCTCACCGCCCTGGCCTGGGCTGCGTCCGAGGGCGCCGACAAGGCCTACCTGCAGACCACGCCGGACAACGCCCCGGCCCTCGGGCTGTGGGCCGACCTCGGCTTCCACCACCACCACGGGTACCGCTACCTCACGACCGACGGGCCGTGA
- the fdxA gene encoding ferredoxin — translation MTYVIAQPCVDLKDRACVDECPVDCIYEGNRMLYIHPDECVDCGACEPVCPVEAIFYEDDTPAEWAEYYDANVHFFDKLGSPGGAAKLGVVDDDHPIIAALPPQNQE, via the coding sequence GTGACGTACGTGATCGCCCAGCCGTGTGTGGACCTCAAGGACCGCGCCTGCGTCGACGAGTGCCCCGTCGACTGCATCTACGAGGGCAATCGGATGCTCTACATCCATCCCGACGAGTGCGTCGACTGCGGCGCCTGCGAACCGGTCTGTCCCGTGGAGGCGATCTTCTACGAGGACGACACGCCGGCGGAGTGGGCCGAGTACTACGACGCCAACGTGCACTTCTTCGACAAGCTCGGCTCCCCCGGGGGCGCGGCCAAGCTCGGTGTCGTCGACGACGACCACCCGATCATCGCCGCCCTGCCGCCGCAGAACCAGGAGTAG
- the dapC gene encoding succinyldiaminopimelate transaminase, translated as MGRPVSARFPDFPWDTLAAAKTRAAEHPGGIVDLSIGTPVDPTPEVARAALVAAADAPGYPTVLGPVEVRQAAVSWLERRAGVTGLRPDQVLMTIGSKELIANLPVQLGLGAGDLVVFPELAYPTYEVGARYAGCEVLAADSTVAIGPRTPALLYLNSPANPSGRILGADHLRKVVTWARERGVLVVSDECYLEFAWEGAAVSVLHPDVSGGDHTGLLAVHSTSKRSNLAGYRAAFVAGDAAVVAELLAVRKHLGFMVPAPVQQAMAATLADDTHVDDQLQRYARRRLRLRAALESAGYTVDHSEGALYLWATRDEPCRATVDRLAEVGILVAPGDFYGPAGARHVRVAFTASDERVEAAVSRLT; from the coding sequence GTGGGCCGCCCCGTCTCGGCGCGATTCCCCGACTTCCCGTGGGACACCCTCGCCGCTGCCAAGACGCGAGCGGCCGAGCATCCGGGCGGAATCGTCGACCTGTCGATCGGCACACCGGTCGACCCGACGCCCGAGGTGGCGCGAGCCGCGCTCGTGGCGGCGGCCGACGCCCCCGGCTACCCCACGGTCCTGGGACCGGTCGAGGTGAGGCAGGCCGCGGTCAGCTGGCTGGAGCGCCGGGCCGGCGTGACGGGCCTGCGTCCCGACCAGGTGCTCATGACGATCGGCTCCAAGGAGCTGATCGCCAACCTGCCCGTCCAGCTGGGTCTCGGAGCCGGCGATCTCGTGGTGTTCCCCGAGCTGGCGTACCCCACCTACGAGGTCGGTGCGCGGTACGCCGGCTGCGAGGTGCTGGCCGCCGACTCGACCGTGGCGATCGGCCCGCGGACCCCGGCGCTGCTGTACCTCAACTCCCCGGCGAACCCCAGCGGCCGGATCCTCGGTGCCGACCACCTGCGCAAGGTCGTCACGTGGGCGCGTGAGCGGGGGGTGCTGGTCGTGTCCGACGAGTGCTACCTGGAGTTCGCGTGGGAGGGCGCGGCCGTGTCGGTGCTGCATCCCGACGTCAGCGGTGGGGACCACACCGGCCTGCTGGCGGTGCACTCGACCTCCAAGCGCTCCAACCTGGCGGGATACCGGGCCGCGTTCGTCGCGGGCGACGCCGCCGTGGTGGCCGAGCTGCTGGCGGTCCGCAAGCACCTCGGTTTCATGGTGCCGGCGCCGGTCCAGCAGGCGATGGCGGCGACGCTGGCCGACGACACCCACGTCGACGACCAGCTGCAGCGGTACGCCCGTCGGCGGCTGCGGCTCCGGGCGGCGCTGGAGTCGGCCGGCTACACCGTCGACCACTCCGAAGGTGCGCTGTACCTGTGGGCCACCCGCGACGAACCGTGCCGCGCCACGGTCGACCGGCTCGCCGAGGTGGGCATCCTCGTCGCTCCCGGCGACTTCTACGGCCCGGCCGGTGCGCGGCACGTCCGGGTCGCGTTCACGGCCAGCGACGAGCGGGTCGAGGCCGCCGTCAGCCGTCTGACCTGA
- a CDS encoding ATP-binding cassette domain-containing protein: MHVSSAITVEHLTKRFGSVTAVDDLSFSVRPGAVTGFLGPNGSGKTTTLRMLLGLVEPTEGSALVGDRPYREIGRPAQLVGAALEASSFHPGRTGLGHLRTLAPQIGVPDARCHEVIELVGLAAAKSRRVGGYSMGMRQRLGLAAALLGDPSIIILDEPANGLDPQGIVWLRTLLRAFAAEGRTVLVSSHVLAEVQHTVDDVVIIGAGRLVHTSPLSGLEALAEQRVLVRTPADRAFADLAATRGWRVTTEGSSLVVHDVTAAAVGAAAFAASVELHQLSDGGVGLEEVFLRLTDQGVAA, translated from the coding sequence ATGCACGTGTCGTCGGCCATCACCGTCGAGCACCTGACCAAACGGTTCGGCAGCGTCACCGCTGTCGACGACCTGTCGTTCTCGGTCCGCCCGGGGGCGGTCACCGGCTTCCTCGGCCCCAACGGGTCCGGCAAGACCACGACGCTGCGCATGCTGCTCGGTCTGGTCGAGCCGACCGAGGGCAGCGCCCTCGTCGGCGACCGCCCGTACCGCGAGATCGGCCGCCCCGCCCAGCTGGTCGGTGCCGCCCTGGAGGCGTCGAGCTTCCACCCGGGGCGCACGGGGCTGGGACACCTGCGGACCCTCGCGCCGCAGATCGGCGTGCCCGACGCCCGGTGCCACGAGGTGATCGAGCTGGTGGGTCTGGCCGCGGCGAAGTCTCGCCGGGTCGGCGGCTACTCGATGGGCATGCGCCAGCGACTCGGACTCGCCGCCGCGCTGCTGGGCGATCCCTCGATCATCATCCTCGACGAGCCCGCCAACGGGCTCGATCCCCAGGGCATCGTGTGGCTGCGCACCCTGCTGCGGGCCTTCGCGGCCGAAGGGCGCACCGTGCTGGTGTCGAGCCACGTCCTGGCCGAGGTGCAGCACACGGTCGACGACGTCGTCATCATCGGTGCCGGCCGGCTCGTCCACACCTCCCCGTTGTCCGGGCTCGAGGCGCTCGCCGAGCAGCGGGTCCTGGTGCGCACCCCGGCCGACCGGGCGTTCGCCGACCTGGCGGCCACCCGGGGGTGGCGCGTCACCACCGAGGGCTCGAGCCTGGTCGTGCACGACGTGACCGCCGCGGCGGTGGGGGCGGCGGCGTTCGCGGCGTCCGTCGAGCTGCACCAGCTGTCCGACGGGGGTGTCGGGCTCGAGGAAGTCTTCCTCCGCCTCACCGACCAGGGGGTGGCCGCATGA
- a CDS encoding ABC transporter permease, producing MSAALRAEVRKFFSTRLWWILLVVMMAYLAFIAGVMAFSLTVGGSSTGFAPSAELGGEETARTVYSLTSAIGYVFPLVIGSLAFTGEFRHQTITPSLLVEPRRSVLLGAKLVASVGIGLLYGIAGTAMVVAVGAPILAWQGDGAYLGTADSLELIGLSVIVMMLWAVMGVAFGGLLTNQIAAIVVVLAFTQFVEPIARVALGAFESTSGVAQYLPGAAADAIQGASFYSAMNGSTDLLPQWAGGLLMLGYIVVLAALARVVTLRRDIG from the coding sequence ATGAGCGCCGCACTCCGGGCCGAGGTCCGCAAGTTCTTCAGCACCCGCCTCTGGTGGATCCTGCTGGTCGTGATGATGGCCTACCTGGCGTTCATCGCCGGCGTCATGGCCTTCTCGCTCACGGTCGGCGGCTCGTCGACCGGGTTCGCGCCGAGCGCCGAGCTCGGCGGTGAGGAGACCGCTCGCACGGTGTACTCGCTGACCAGCGCGATCGGCTACGTCTTCCCGCTCGTGATCGGCAGCCTCGCGTTCACCGGCGAGTTCCGGCACCAGACCATCACCCCCAGCCTGCTCGTGGAACCGCGACGCTCGGTGCTGCTCGGCGCCAAGCTGGTCGCGAGCGTCGGCATCGGTCTGCTCTACGGCATCGCCGGGACGGCCATGGTCGTGGCGGTGGGGGCGCCGATCCTCGCCTGGCAGGGCGACGGCGCCTACCTGGGCACCGCCGACAGCCTCGAGCTGATCGGGCTCTCGGTGATCGTGATGATGCTGTGGGCGGTCATGGGGGTCGCGTTCGGCGGTCTGCTGACCAACCAGATCGCCGCCATCGTGGTGGTGCTGGCGTTCACCCAGTTCGTCGAGCCGATCGCCCGGGTGGCGCTGGGCGCGTTCGAGTCCACGTCCGGGGTCGCGCAGTACCTGCCCGGCGCCGCGGCCGACGCGATCCAGGGCGCCAGCTTCTACAGCGCCATGAACGGCTCCACCGACCTGCTGCCGCAGTGGGCCGGCGGACTGCTCATGCTCGGGTACATCGTGGTGCTCGCGGCGCTCGCGCGCGTCGTGACGCTGCGCCGTGACATCGGCTGA
- a CDS encoding DUF2505 domain-containing protein, whose amino-acid sequence MKLTEKFSYPGVGVEDVYGLITDQAFREEACEDQHSLEYDVSIDGGTVTIVRTMPAEMPDFVKKLTGDTVKVKQTERWSDPGDGTRVADVKVSIIGQPAEMVGTAKLSTNGDNTDFVINGDVKVSIPFLGKKIEPEVHKAIVASLHSEVELGMTKL is encoded by the coding sequence ATGAAGCTCACCGAGAAGTTCAGCTACCCGGGAGTCGGCGTCGAGGACGTCTACGGACTCATCACCGACCAGGCCTTCCGCGAGGAGGCCTGCGAGGACCAGCACTCCTTGGAGTACGACGTCTCGATCGACGGCGGCACCGTCACCATCGTGCGCACGATGCCGGCCGAGATGCCTGACTTCGTCAAGAAGCTCACCGGCGACACCGTCAAGGTCAAGCAGACCGAGCGGTGGAGCGACCCGGGCGACGGCACCCGCGTGGCCGACGTCAAGGTCTCCATCATCGGTCAGCCGGCCGAGATGGTCGGCACGGCCAAGCTGTCGACCAACGGGGACAACACCGACTTCGTCATCAACGGCGACGTCAAGGTGTCGATCCCGTTCCTCGGCAAGAAGATCGAGCCGGAGGTGCACAAGGCGATCGTCGCCTCCCTGCACTCCGAGGTCGAGCTGGGCATGACCAAGCTCTGA
- a CDS encoding PspA/IM30 family protein, which yields MAQKQSILGRIGQLTRANLNALIDRAEDPQKMLDQLVRDFTSSIAEAEEAVAQTIGNLRLAEADHAEDIAASKEWGAKAIAASQKADSLRGNGQDGEADRFDQLAKVALGKQISFENEAKAAAPMIASQGETVEKLKTGLVQMRVKLDELKTKRDQLVARAKSAEAQAKVQEAVKSINVLDPTSELSRFEEKIRRDEALVAGHAELASAGLDQQFAELETDSTQLEIEARLAELKGIGTATPNASDSTAD from the coding sequence ATGGCCCAGAAACAGTCCATCCTCGGCCGCATCGGCCAGCTCACGCGCGCCAACCTCAACGCGCTGATCGACCGGGCGGAGGATCCGCAGAAGATGCTCGACCAGCTGGTCCGTGACTTCACCAGTTCGATCGCCGAGGCCGAGGAGGCCGTTGCCCAGACCATCGGCAACCTGCGCCTCGCCGAGGCCGACCACGCCGAGGACATCGCCGCGTCCAAGGAGTGGGGCGCCAAGGCCATCGCCGCCTCGCAGAAGGCCGACTCCCTGCGCGGCAACGGGCAGGACGGCGAGGCCGACCGCTTCGACCAGCTCGCCAAGGTCGCCCTCGGCAAGCAGATCAGCTTCGAGAACGAGGCCAAGGCGGCCGCGCCGATGATCGCCTCCCAGGGCGAGACGGTCGAGAAGCTCAAGACCGGCCTCGTGCAGATGCGGGTCAAGCTCGACGAGCTGAAGACCAAGCGCGACCAGCTCGTGGCCCGCGCCAAGTCCGCCGAGGCCCAGGCCAAGGTGCAGGAGGCGGTCAAGTCGATCAACGTGCTCGACCCCACCAGCGAGCTGTCCCGCTTCGAGGAGAAGATCCGTCGCGACGAGGCCCTCGTGGCCGGACACGCCGAGCTCGCCTCGGCCGGTCTGGACCAGCAGTTCGCCGAGCTCGAGACCGACAGCACCCAGCTGGAGATCGAGGCGCGGCTGGCCGAGCTCAAGGGCATCGGCACCGCCACGCCGAACGCCTCGGATTCCACCGCGGACTGA
- a CDS encoding TPM domain-containing protein, which produces MRAWGRVLLLTAALTWGASTAAVAEQPVDVSGPVTDRSGVLGPDLERVQAAIDDLFEQRGVQLFVVYVDDFDGLDGAVWADASATTSGIGDTDLLLAVATTERSYGFSVPPGGDISDGELERIDRERVLPELRDEDWAGAAVAAVEGVDDALEPGTPWGLITLGGATVLGGAGVAGWQVARHRGRRASLAELDQQVGQSLVAIDDRLRAAAQEIGFAQAEFGEDATTAFAETLATAQQKVREAFALQQSLDDEHPETDDEHRRVGEQILTICAEIDALVDAQVDEFDALRDLLTRAPEVLQTLPPRIDELERRIPAARATLTELAARHRADDLLPYADNPDQAVTLLAAAREDVAAGGATLTSDRPAAARHVRSAQSAVGLAAAEIEAVEGAAADLTALEAGRERATSALTRVSGQVKAVSTFIDARSGAVGSTARTRLSEAARRLDEAASVIGSDHTAATALLDQAAEQAAEAQRLASADVTTADRPRSTTRSSTARRGSSSRRSSSTRSRSRSRSSSSRRSRGGRF; this is translated from the coding sequence GTGCGCGCATGGGGAAGGGTCCTGCTGCTGACCGCAGCGCTGACCTGGGGCGCCTCCACGGCCGCGGTCGCCGAGCAGCCGGTCGACGTCTCCGGGCCGGTCACCGATCGTTCGGGTGTGCTCGGTCCTGATCTCGAGCGGGTGCAGGCCGCCATCGACGACCTGTTCGAGCAGCGCGGGGTGCAGCTGTTCGTGGTCTACGTCGACGACTTCGACGGTCTCGACGGAGCCGTCTGGGCCGACGCGTCCGCCACCACCTCGGGGATCGGCGACACCGACCTGCTGCTCGCCGTGGCCACCACCGAACGCAGCTACGGCTTCTCGGTCCCGCCCGGTGGCGACATCAGCGACGGCGAGCTGGAGCGGATCGACCGCGAGCGGGTCCTGCCCGAGCTGCGCGACGAGGACTGGGCGGGTGCCGCCGTCGCCGCGGTCGAAGGGGTCGACGACGCGCTCGAGCCGGGTACGCCGTGGGGCCTCATCACGCTGGGCGGTGCGACGGTCCTCGGTGGCGCCGGCGTCGCCGGTTGGCAGGTCGCGCGGCACCGTGGCCGGCGTGCGTCGCTGGCGGAGCTCGACCAGCAGGTCGGGCAGTCGCTGGTGGCGATCGACGACCGGCTCCGGGCCGCCGCCCAGGAGATCGGCTTCGCCCAGGCCGAGTTCGGCGAGGACGCCACCACCGCGTTCGCCGAGACGCTCGCCACCGCCCAGCAGAAGGTGCGGGAGGCGTTCGCGTTGCAGCAGTCGCTGGACGACGAACACCCCGAGACCGACGACGAGCACCGCCGCGTCGGCGAGCAGATCCTCACGATCTGCGCAGAGATCGACGCGCTGGTCGACGCCCAGGTCGACGAGTTCGACGCGCTCCGCGACCTGCTCACCCGGGCCCCGGAGGTGCTGCAGACGCTGCCGCCCCGGATCGACGAGCTGGAGCGCAGGATCCCGGCCGCCCGCGCCACCCTGACCGAGCTCGCGGCCCGCCACCGCGCCGACGACCTGCTGCCGTACGCCGACAATCCCGACCAGGCCGTCACCCTGCTCGCGGCGGCGCGCGAGGACGTCGCCGCCGGGGGTGCGACGCTCACCAGCGACCGGCCGGCGGCGGCCCGGCACGTCCGGTCGGCCCAGTCAGCCGTCGGCCTGGCCGCGGCCGAGATCGAGGCCGTCGAGGGTGCGGCCGCCGACCTCACCGCCCTGGAGGCCGGGCGTGAGCGCGCCACCTCGGCCCTCACCCGCGTCTCGGGGCAGGTCAAGGCCGTCTCGACCTTCATCGACGCCCGCTCGGGCGCCGTCGGGTCCACGGCCCGCACCCGCCTGTCGGAAGCCGCGCGCAGACTCGACGAGGCCGCGTCCGTCATCGGCTCGGACCACACCGCCGCCACGGCCCTGCTGGACCAGGCCGCCGAGCAGGCGGCGGAGGCCCAGCGTCTGGCGAGTGCCGACGTCACCACCGCCGACCGGCCACGGTCGACCACCCGCAGCAGCACCGCCCGCCGGGGATCCAGCAGTCGGCGCTCCTCCAGCACCCGATCTCGCTCGCGCTCACGCTCGAGCAGCTCCCGCCGCAGCCGCGGTGGGCGCTTCTGA